The window TATCTTGAAAGCTATTGTAACCGATATGAATGTAGACGATATTAATCCTGGTTTAATATCAACGAGATggtattcttatttctatcaatataattttctaataagtatataattatatgcatatatatatatatatatatatatatatatatatatgatgaaaGTAATCATCATTGAATTTACAGTGCTTTATGTAAAAAACCGGTGATTGAAAATCGTGATTCTTGTATGAATTTGGATTGTCCATGTGGCAACGGTACTCGTGCACCATTTAATGCAACGACCATCAATGTGAAAGTAAATTTAAAAGACGATTCTGGATATCTAATTGGTTGTAGATTAAGTGGAGAAGGCGCGGAATGTGCTTTTAATTGCACAGCTGCTGAATTTCAGGTAAAAACTTTATCACAAAATTTTGAATTAGAATTttacagaaaaaaagggaatcgaacaacaataacaataaattaaaattcttttttaattaaagtgaACATTTAactgatataaatattttgacgCGATTGATTCTTTTTGTtaccttcttattatttcaatcgTAACGTATTTGTATTCACATTTAGTTAAAACGTGTATAGAATACGGAGTATAAAGAATACCAAAATAGAAATGGTTAACCGGTTTCCTATATATTACTGATACGTATCGTTACACAGCATATGTATAcgcctatatatatacatacgaggTCAAGAGgtctttttcattcatcaGATATGACTGGACAcggcatattttttttatctcttattattttatatctcaatgtatttcatgaaataaaaatttcgaatgaaattggtaatatgattaatagatatttctatttatacgaTATACAGGCTATGACAGTAGCTCAACGGGCAGAtttaaaatggaaatatatcTTGGAAAAATGTGACATACGTTTACACGTGTTAGGACCGACGTCCCTCTTCCCTCGtgctttatataatattttatctattcgaCCAATCACCGAAGAAAACATGGAACAAAATCAACCGGATGAAACtcataacatttaaaaatatatataaaaaaataatacaaggaTATAAGAcaagtaaaagagaagaagaaaaaaacaagaaaaaaaaataaaaggcagttttaataaagaatgttcttttttttatttatttgttttctttctaatacatacaaatatgaGAAACGTACAACTTTAATCtatcttaattttatatcttactttacgaatatataactttttttttgtcatttctgttattataaataatcaatcgaatattatttatttatggagATGCAATACGAATATTACCAATTATAATTCACTAAAACCAAACGTAGAGTAgataacgatgaaacgatTAACGAACATTGCCAATCAATGAGTAATCGActttaaaaaaagagacacgagaaaatcgatattgttatgatcgtaGGAGAGGGCAATGAATGACGCGATCATTGGGTCATGCCTTCTCCAGGCCCATGTtttcttcattaaaaaaaggattagAAGACGTATTTAAGGTAAAGGATAAACTCTATTACTATCTTTGAACAAAtgtcgaataataaaataataattatagaaaagtcttagtatattaaatatgtagCCTCTTTTTTAGGTGACCGAAGGAGATCCTGTACAGGATGGAAGAGGacgtagataaaaaagaagaacaagaagttGCAGAGAAACAACCCTGTTCTTTACCTAATTCAGACGAACAGCTTACatgttctctttatctttcctgCAACGGTATTCCTCGTGGTCAGGATCACCAAGATCAAGGTAGATCGAACGAGAGAACGTTTgactttgaatattttttctagcttcattatattcgtaattatCAAAGATGGAGAAACTCTTCGGTCCCGATTAGAAGAAGCTATCGGCGCTTACGAGCCTTCAGGTACATGGCAAATTTCTGAAACTTCTTGCGGCTTTATTGTAACGTTCGATCGTGAAACTGACCTGGATAATTTTTTACAACGTTGCGATTTTACACGGCTTTTTGAAGGACCCGTACAAGTATGTCGAAATCATATTAATAgagatcttttatatttctaaatatataaaagtaatgcGTTTATATTAGGTAGCTCGATTTGCTCCAAGAGATACTCGATATCGACAAGCCGTGTTACTTCGTGATGTACCTTGGGCAATACCACTTCAAGATTTAAGCTCTGCCTTGGCGAAGCAAGGAATAGCGACTGGAATTATCGAGAGATCGCGTCAATATGTTCGCGTTGAGGTAATCCAAgacgattaaataataaaagtcgaTCTCGTGTGCGAAGAATAAACAACGATTATGTGTTAGCTTTTGGATGTGGAACATTACGAACTTCTATTAAGACAAGGATTAGATTTCTTCGGTGCTGCACGATTCAGTGCTATTCCCGAACGATGGTGGCGTCCTGGAACTGGAAATGTAACTATGCCACCAATACCTCCTGGTAATTTCCCTCTAGGACATCCTGCTGAAACATCGAATCCTCATCAAGGCGATGGTGTACTTCAGTGCTATCGATGCCAAGGTTTTTGGCATGTAGCTGCTAATTGTCGACATCTTCCAAGATGCGTTCGCTGTGGAGAACCTCATAGCGTTGAATTTTGTCCAAGGCCACGAAATAGTCCTATCTGTTGTCACTGTTCTGGTCCTCATCATGCGGGTAACGCTAATTCAATACccacgttctctttttcttcttagcaTTCATTCTACAAATTTCTCGTAATCGTTACATTTTAGGCTACCGACAATGTCCTGTAAGATTGCAATTATCCAATGCTAC of the Vespa crabro chromosome 4, iyVesCrab1.2, whole genome shotgun sequence genome contains:
- the LOC124423347 gene encoding uncharacterized protein LOC124423347 isoform X2 is translated as MFSLSFLQRYSSCFIIFVIIKDGETLRSRLEEAIGAYEPSGTWQISETSCGFIVTFDRETDLDNFLQRCDFTRLFEGPVQVARFAPRDTRYRQAVLLRDVPWAIPLQDLSSALAKQGIATGIIERSRQYVRVELLDVEHYELLLRQGLDFFGAARFSAIPERWWRPGTGNVTMPPIPPGNFPLGHPAETSNPHQGDGVLQCYRCQGFWHVAANCRHLPRCVRCGEPHSVEFCPRPRNSPICCHCSGPHHAGYRQCPVRLQLSNATPISITLSTVRAEGQYSTNPANNKSTASPQGLQSLKPNHS
- the LOC124423347 gene encoding uncharacterized protein LOC124423347 isoform X1 encodes the protein MEEDVDKKEEQEVAEKQPCSLPNSDEQLTCSLYLSCNGIPRGQDHQDQDGETLRSRLEEAIGAYEPSGTWQISETSCGFIVTFDRETDLDNFLQRCDFTRLFEGPVQVARFAPRDTRYRQAVLLRDVPWAIPLQDLSSALAKQGIATGIIERSRQYVRVELLDVEHYELLLRQGLDFFGAARFSAIPERWWRPGTGNVTMPPIPPGNFPLGHPAETSNPHQGDGVLQCYRCQGFWHVAANCRHLPRCVRCGEPHSVEFCPRPRNSPICCHCSGPHHAGYRQCPVRLQLSNATPISITLSTVRAEGQYSTNPANNKSTASPQGLQSLKPNHS